In the genome of Thermodesulfobacteriota bacterium, the window TCACGGGGCGCTTACCCTCTCGACAAATGCCTGTATTTGATGCGGTGGGGCTGGTCTGCGGCAACACCGAGACGGGCCTTTCTGTCCGCCTCATATTCAGAGTAGTTCCCTCCGAACCAGACCACCTTGCTGTCGCCCTCAAAGGCGAGTATGTGGGTAGCGATACGATCTAGAAACCATCGGTCGTGGCTGATGACCATGGCACAGCCTGCAAAATTCTCCAATGCCTCTTCCAGGGCACGCATGCTGTTTACATCCAGATCATTGGTAGGCTCATCAAGCAGAAGGACGTTGGCCTCCTCCTTCAGCATGCGGGCCAGATGGACACGATTTCTTTCTCCGCCGGACAGCATGGAAACCTTCTTCTGCTGATCACTTCCAGAGAAATTAAAGCGCCCCACATAGGCGCGTGAGTTGACCTGCCGTTTGCCGAGCTGAATGACATCCTCTCCGCCGGAGATTGCCTCCCAGATGGTCTTATTCGGATCGAGGTCGTCGCGGCTCTGGTCAACATAGGCCAGCTTTACGGTTTCTCCTGTCCTGAGGGTGCCTGAATCAGGCTTTTCCTGGCCGGTGATCATCCGGAAAAGGGTAGTTTTTCCCGCTCCGTTAGCTCCAATGACCCCGACAATCCCGCCCGGAGGAAGGGAAAAGGTCAGGCCTTCCATAAGAATGTTATCGCCATATGCCTTGCTGACGTTTTCGGCATTAATGACGACATTACCCAGACGGGGTCCGGGGGGGATATAGATTTCGAGATCTTTTGACCTCTTTTCGATATCTTGAGTGAGAAGTTCCTCATAAGAACTGATGCGCGCCTTCGATTTTGCATGGCGTCCCTTGGGAGACATCCGTATCCACTCAAGCTCGCGCTGCAGGGTCTTCTGCCTTTCGCTCTCGGTTTTCTCCTCCTGCTGCAGGCGGTTTTTTTTCTGTTCCAGCCAGGAGGAGTAATTTCCTTTCCAGGGGATACCCTGTCCCCTGTCCAGTTCCAGAATCCACCCGGCGACATTATCAAGGAAATAGCGGTCGTGAGTCACTGCGATGACGGTGCCCGGATAGACTTGCAGATGGCGCTCCAGCCAGGCCACGGTCTCGGCATCGAGGTGGTTTGTGGGCTCGTCCAGGAGCAGAATGTCAGGTTTCTGCAGGAGGAGTCTGCAAAGGGCTACGCGACGTCTTTCCCCTCCGGAGAGGATACTGACTGGTGTGTCCCCGGCCGGACAGCGCAGGGCATCCATGGCCATCTCCAGACGTGAATCCAGGTCCCATGCGTCCAGCGCATCCAGCCTTTCCTGGACCTCTCCCTGACGCTCGATAAGCTTGCTCATCTCATCATCCGACATCGGCTCAGCGAATTTTTCATTAATGAGATTGTATTCGTTAAGGGTATTTACTATCTCCTGCACCCCTTCCTCCACAATCTCCCGTATTGTCTTTTTGTCATCCAGTTCCGGTTCCTGCGCGAGGAACCCTACGGTGTGGCCGGGGGAGATGGCCGTCTCTCCGTTGAACTCTTTGTCCGCTCCTGCAAGGATACGGAGAAGGGAGCTTTTTCCTGACCCGTTGAGACCAAGGACACCGATCTTCGCCCCGTAGAAATAGGAGAGATAGATGTTTTTCAAGACCGGCTTTTTATCATAATACTTGCTTACCCCGATCATGGAGTAAATAACCTTATTCGGTTCATTGCTCATCTGATTCCAACTCCTTTCTTTACACCCCGTTACAAATCCGGCACTACATTACGCGTCTAACAATCGCCGCTGCAACAGCGTCTGCATGTCACGACGGCCATCGACAATCAGCAGAACATAGACGTTCTTGTCCATGACTCTGTAGA includes:
- the ettA gene encoding energy-dependent translational throttle protein EttA, producing MSNEPNKVIYSMIGVSKYYDKKPVLKNIYLSYFYGAKIGVLGLNGSGKSSLLRILAGADKEFNGETAISPGHTVGFLAQEPELDDKKTIREIVEEGVQEIVNTLNEYNLINEKFAEPMSDDEMSKLIERQGEVQERLDALDAWDLDSRLEMAMDALRCPAGDTPVSILSGGERRRVALCRLLLQKPDILLLDEPTNHLDAETVAWLERHLQVYPGTVIAVTHDRYFLDNVAGWILELDRGQGIPWKGNYSSWLEQKKNRLQQEEKTESERQKTLQRELEWIRMSPKGRHAKSKARISSYEELLTQDIEKRSKDLEIYIPPGPRLGNVVINAENVSKAYGDNILMEGLTFSLPPGGIVGVIGANGAGKTTLFRMITGQEKPDSGTLRTGETVKLAYVDQSRDDLDPNKTIWEAISGGEDVIQLGKRQVNSRAYVGRFNFSGSDQQKKVSMLSGGERNRVHLARMLKEEANVLLLDEPTNDLDVNSMRALEEALENFAGCAMVISHDRWFLDRIATHILAFEGDSKVVWFGGNYSEYEADRKARLGVAADQPHRIKYRHLSRG